The genomic DNA GTAAAAACTCTGCTTTTTTTATATCTGTTATGTCATCAAATGTGGCAAATACTTGGTAGGCTTTGTTTTCGCCATCTTTAAATTGAGGAATTGCATCAATTTTTATCCATCTACACTTATTATTAGAGGTATGTATAATTCCCATCACTTTATTTAAAATCGGTTTCCCTGTTTTTAAAGCCAAGATACTAGGGTGTGTATTACTTGAATAGGTAGAACCATCTTCGTGAATAGATTTCCAAGTTAGGTCTAAGGATGTTTTGCCATGTATTTGGTCTAGATAAAGCCCTATTTTTTTTTTAGCTGCAGGATTCGCATCGGTTATTTGCCCTTTATTATTTTGATAGGTAACACCAAGGTTCATATTCTCATACAATAATTGAAACTTCTTTTCTTGTTCTTTAATTGCTTTTTCTGCTTGTTTTTTCTCTGTAATATCGTGCATTATCCCTACAACTGAAATTAAATTACCAGCATCATTTTTATTTTCACTCACGTATAAATCGCACCATATTTCCCTTCCGTTTTTATGAAGGTATTTTCTCTGATGACTGTAATGGTTTATTTTACCCGATAGAACCTGCTGGTAAAGAGAAGCATCTTTTTCGTCAGGGTGCAGTATCATGCTAGTTTTCTTCCCTATAGCTTCTTCATAGCTATAGCCAAATAAATTCTGCCATGTTTTGTTTACAAATAAATATGTACCTTCTACATTAACTTCTGCTATTGCAACGCTGGGACCATTAAGGATTGTTTGATATCTTATCAATGTTTCCTTTAATTGGTTATGTATTTTTAAAAATCCGTTTGCCAGTTCAGAAATTTCGTCTCTCCCTTCAAATAAAGGTTTATTTAGCTGTCCTGGGTTTTCAAATCCTTTGACAATATTTACAATTCGCTGTAGAAAGACAAAATTAAAAATCAACCACAAAATGAAACTAAAAACGATATACAGTCCAAATTTTATTCCTGATTTCGACCAAATTTCTTGTTGTAGTTCTTGTAATTCTTCTGTTAAATCTTTGGTTATAATCAGTTGGCCTGTTAAATCGGGTAAGAAATTACCCTCTGTTGTACCAACAAATACCTGATTGTATGAATACAGAATACGATCAGACTCATGATAATCTATTTTTAGGCCATAATCCTTAAGTTGAGGTATAGAGATGCCCGGAAAAACACTATCGGAAACCTGTAAAATACTCTTTCCTTCAAGTCGAAAATCATTGGCTGCAATAATTTTTTGATTTTCATCGACCAACAAAACGTGTGTTATATTTTTAAAGCCACTAATATGATTTATAATGTCGTGTGCTTCATTGGTGTTTTTATTTCGTATCGAATTTTCAACCTGCATACTTAGCAACAAGCCTGTTTCTCTAATTTGCTCTGTAGTTCTTCTAATTGTTTGTGAGGTGAGGCTATGCTTGCTACTATAAAAATCTGCGAGTAATAAAATAAGGTTTAATAAAAGAATTCCAATAGGAATACTATACCGTAAAGGAAAATTTTTAATTTTTAACATCTATATTTTTTATGATACTAGTATCAATTAATTTCGTGACATTATGGTTTGTCTCAATTAATTTATAATCAACCATTTTTTTATTTACTTTTGAAAGTGTTTTAAAATAACTTGCTTTCGGATTTTTAATTGACCTCTTATTATCATTTAAATTTAAAATTGTAACCCCATTTAGTGCTTTTATAAATTCTTCAGATGATATGTTTTGTCTTGCCGTAAATTCGGGTTTATATTTCTCAGGGTCTTTACGATAAACTTCTAGTACTTCAAAAAAACCCTTACATAATACTTCAAACTGTTCTCTTTTTTTAGATATTATCATCGGTGTTGAAATTAAAACATCTGAAATTTCAAAAGGAATTTCTTTGCTATTACATAATTCTACTGCACCTTGTTTCTTAATTTTTGTGGCAAATGGTTCGTAGGTAATCACTGCATCAAAAAGTCCGTTATCATAAGCTTGTGGTTGGTTGGCAATATCTACTGGTACATGTGTAATCTCATTAGGAGACAAACCATATAATTCTAAAAAACGAAACATTAGAAATATGCCCAGGGGACTTGCTTCGGCACCCAATCTTTTCCCTTTTAACCCTTTCATAGATGTTATTTCAGGCTTTGCTAGAAGAATGTCTCCTCCAGACGAATAATCGATAACCATTAAAATACGGTCTTTCAAATTATTATCATTCATTTTTAAAAAAATATGGTCAGTACCAATTAACGCGTCTAACAAGCCTGTTTCATAAGCCCTAAGTAACTCTGATGGTGTTTGGTAATCGATAAGCTGAATATTCATGTCTTTATAATACCCTAAATTTTCTGCTAAATGAAAAAACTCGTTGGGAGGCCAAAGTAACATGCCTACTCTTAAAGGTTCAGGTGTCTTGTTTTTACAGGATAAAAATAAAATTATAATTAAAAGGGGAATAATTTTTTTCATTCTAATATTTTACTGGCTTCAGTTATACTATAGTTTATTTTACCCTTCATTTTTACTAATAAAAATATGAAGTAAAAGATATGAAGCTAACAATATAATTCCTATTAGCAACTATAAATAATGTAAGTCTAAGGTGTTTTTATTACTTTTGAATAATTCGAGTTCTTATTATAAATGGGGTGTTTTTTTTACATCAATTTGAAAAACATGGTATTAGGTTAAAATTTAATCTATGAAATATATTTGATATTTTTTAAAGATAAAAAAAAATGCTACGTATTATACTAATATAGGTTGCTCTTTTTAGGAATAAAAATTTTGACTATAAATTTTTAAATAATCAGTTCAGGTCAATTTACGTTATTTCTGCAATATGATTTGTATTTGATTTCAAATGACCTTAAGCAGATTTTCTTAAACTTAAGCTAAAATGAGTTCTTAAATTATTGATTGTTTTGTCATTTATTGAGTATTAATAGTATTTTTAATACAACCTTTAAGTCCATGTTTATATTTTAAAGTTCTGTTAATTTTTCTACAATAGTATTTTTTTATCAATCATATTGATGTGCCGTTACTTTTGGTGTATTTGATTTCTCTATTTGAATGGTAGATCAATTTTTCATTAAGGCATTTTCTATTTTTAAAAGCTACAGCGAGTGCTTCTTTGCAAAGCGATGTTATTATATTATTATGAAATTTATAAGTCATAATTTGTTTAGAATAAGTATCTATTACATTACCTCTTATCAGTTTTAATGTATTTTATATTACTTAGCCAGAGCTGTTCTTTACGAGTATTAACTTGGTCTTTAATCAGGTTTTATACTTTCTAAATTGATGATTTGAGTTTGTTTTTACGTAATTTTTAATCGTTAGGAACGAGCAAATTATGAAACTTTAAAAAGTATAAAATTTGTATCTGCCTATTTCGATTATTTATTATATAGGGGTGTTTTTGAGCGTGTTATGAAGCTTAACTCCATTATTTCTCATGCCCACTTGTTTGCTGTATTTTTGTACTATTAGGATGAGTTTTTCATTATTTATTTGTTTGTTGTGTTTGGCTCTAAATCTTTATAAAAGACTTGTTTACTAATCTAAAAAGATTAATAGAGTCATTTTCTTTTAAAATGTTTTTCTTTTTTAGTTATATCTTGTCTGCTAATATTTTAGGCAACGACTTTTTTGCTAAGTCGATTCCAATAATGATTTCCAAGTCGGCAATAATATCTTACAGAAAATACGATACAAACTTCATTTTTTCAATATGTTACTTTGGTTTTTTAATTTCTCATAAATTTACACATATCAGTATTTTGTTAGACTAACATAATGTGTTTTTTATCCAATAATCAATTGTAGTTCTGGTAACACTATATTTTTTAGAAGTATGATTCGTAGAGATTTATCCATTTTGAATTTGGTTAACGACGAATGAGTTGCTTTTTGGTCAGTTTTATATATATTCATAATTGACTATCATTAAGTTATGAATATTTAATCGATCTATATCAGGAAAATATAGACTAAACATAGTAATTATTAAAGGTAAATAAGGACAAGGACTCAACTTTTACAACACTAAATTGTCATTTGATATAAAATAGCAGAAATTAGAGCGAC from Polaribacter sp. ALD11 includes the following:
- a CDS encoding ABC transporter substrate-binding protein, with the protein product MKKIIPLLIIILFLSCKNKTPEPLRVGMLLWPPNEFFHLAENLGYYKDMNIQLIDYQTPSELLRAYETGLLDALIGTDHIFLKMNDNNLKDRILMVIDYSSGGDILLAKPEITSMKGLKGKRLGAEASPLGIFLMFRFLELYGLSPNEITHVPVDIANQPQAYDNGLFDAVITYEPFATKIKKQGAVELCNSKEIPFEISDVLISTPMIISKKREQFEVLCKGFFEVLEVYRKDPEKYKPEFTARQNISSEEFIKALNGVTILNLNDNKRSIKNPKASYFKTLSKVNKKMVDYKLIETNHNVTKLIDTSIIKNIDVKN